The Gemmatimonadota bacterium DNA window CCGGCCATTCTTTCGGGCACGCAGCTCGATGGTGCCGCCGCGCCAGTCAATGTCCTCGAGGCGGAGGCCAGCCACCTCACCGGGCCGCAGTCCCAAGGTCGAGAGGCACAACACGATCGCTCGGTCCCTGTGCCCCCACGGCGTGGCGACGTCGAACGACGAGAGCACCTGCTTGAGCTGTTCGTCGCTCAGGTATCGAGGGAGCGACGATAGCCGCCAATGCGCGACGGCTGGGGTCGCGGCCTCGAGTGGCTCATCACAAAGTCCCTCCGCCCGCAGGAATCGGAAAAACGACCGTAGAGCCGTACGGACGAACTTCATCGAAGCAGGAGAGTACCGGCCCCGTAACGAGGCGACAAACGCTACTACGTCGTGGGGCCTGAAGTGGGTCGGGTCGAGCGCGTCGTCTCCGAGGGCCGCATGGACGAACAGCCGCGCGAGGCGTTCGTAGCGGTGCAGAGTCTGCTCGCGCAGTCCGCGCGTGCGTCGCTGGTGCTGCTTCTACACCTCGATCAAGGCGTCGAGTGTTCACAAATCGTGGTGTGCCATGGAATGTGCTTTCCCCGGCCAACAGGTCGGACTGAGCATCCGGACTATGCGGACTAGCGACCAGGGGTCAGAAGCTATAACCGCTTATTTAAAAACCACTTGGCACAACACCGTCCCCCGGACTCCGCATAGTCCCGGACTCCGCATAGCCCCGAGCTGGTGGACACCTACGAGATTGCGGAAAGGAGGTGTCACGATGGGACGAACGAGGAAGGCATATGCACCGGAGTTTCGGCGCCGGATGGTCGAGCTTGTGCGAGCGGGGCGGAGCCCGGAGAGCTTGGCGAAGGAGTTCGAGCCGTCGGCAAACGCGATCCGGATCTGGGCACAGCAGGCGGACCGGGACGAGGGCCGGCGCAGCGACGGGCTGACGACGCCGGAGCGAGAGGAGCTGCGTCGGCTACGGCGTGAGCTCCGTCAGGTGAAGATGGAGCGGGAGATCTTGGCAAAAGCAACGGCCTGGTTCGCACGGGAGACCGGATCGATCCCCTCGAGGGGTTCCGATTCGTGAGCGATCACCGGGCGCTGTACCCTGTGCGCGTGATGTGTCGCGTGCTGGAAGTTTCCTCCAGCGGGTACTACGCGTGGCTCAAGCGGGGGCCTTCGGAGCGATCGAGGGCGAACGCTGTGCTGCTGAAGAAAATCGAGCAGTTCCACAAGGA harbors:
- a CDS encoding transposase; this encodes MGRTRKAYAPEFRRRMVELVRAGRSPESLAKEFEPSANAIRIWAQQADRDEGRRSDGLTTPEREELRRLRRELRQVKMEREILAKATAWFARETGSIPSRGSDS